The genomic interval TACCAACATCTCAGAGCCTAACGATTGGCATCATGTTCCAACAGAACTTAATCCAGCAGACATAGGCTCTCGTGGGCTCAACGCTACACAACTAAAGGGCTCTACCTTATGGTGGCGAGGTCCGCATTTCTTAAATCAAGTGGATATCCAGTGGCCCATGCAACCGCAAGGCATGAAACTTGAAGAACTACCTGAAATCAAGGTCCAATGTAATGTCACGACCGAGCAAACCGACGaaattacaaataagtatTCGGATTTTCCTAAGTTGCAACGCATTGTTGGCTACCTTAAAAGATTCATCCATAATTGCCGACTTCCAGGGAACAAATCAATCGGAGCTCTGCAATTGTCTGAGCTTGATTTGGCAACAAAAACACTGTGCGCAATGTCACAAAAAACATGCTTCCTCAAGGAATTtcgtgttttaaaaaataaagggTCTCTGCCATCTAAGAATAAACTGTTGCATCTGAATCCATTTCTCGATGATTCTGGCCTAATTCGAGTAGGAGGCAGGCTGTGCAATGCGAATTATGATTACGACACTAAACATCCAATTCTGCTAGACGCGTCTCATCCCATCACTAAATTAATCTTTAAAAATTATCATCGACTTTTATTACATGCAGGACCTCAGCTGTTATTGTCAACCTTGCGTCATAAATATTGGATCATCAACGGCCGAAATCTTGCAAGAAAAACAGTTCATGAGTGTATTACTTGCTGTAGGTTCTCAGAAAAAACATTTCAGCCCATTATGGGGAATCTTCCTAAAGCAAGACTCGAGGCAGATCATCCATTCTGCCACACGGCGGTAGACTACGCTGGACCGATAATGATAGCAAACAGGAAAGGTAGAGGGTGTAAGCTCATTAAGGCTTACAtctgtgtatttgtatgtCTCACAGTCAAGGCAGTGCATCTGGAACTTGTCACAGATTTGTCTGctaaatgtttcatttcagcATTAAACAGGTTTGTGGCCCGGCGAGGTAAGCCTTCCAACATATATTCCGACAACGGCACGAACTTTGTAGGAGCTAATCACGAATTAAGAGCCTTTTTGAAACAATGTAGAAAGGATGTAATATCCTATTCAGCAGAAACTGAGATAAAGTTTCACTTCAGTCCAGCATACAGTCCTCATTTCAACGGCATGGCGGAGGGTTCGGTAAAGTCCATAAAACATCATTTGAAACGAGTGCTTGGCCTAGCACACTTAGACTTCGAGGAAATGTATACTGTGTTAGTTCAAATAGAAGGAATCCTAAACTCAAGGCCTATCACCCCCTTATCTTCGGATCCCTCTGATCTCATCCCTCTCACTCCTTCCCACTTCTTAATCGGACGGACATGCACGATGCTACCGGCTGCCCCGGTGGAAGACAAGCCAATTTCATCACTATCAAGATTTAAGAGGATCGAACAACTCAAGGCACATTTTTGGAACCGTTTCTACAAGGAATACATATCCGAGCTCCAGCAGAGGAACAAATGGCGCACAATTGGAGAGCAGCCACAAACAGGGGAACTTGTGCTAGTGAAGGACGATCGACTACCCCCAAATCGATGGCTGCTAGGCAGAGTCACTGCAGTATACCCCGGCACGGACGGGGTCAAGAGAGTGGCAGATGTGATCACGAGGGCCGGGACGCTCAGAAGAGCGTACAACCGGTTGTGCCCTCTTCCACTCTTGGAACAGACCGTTCCAAGGGGGGGACCATGTTGAAGACAGACATTATTACGAGCGTCGGGCTCTATGCCCGGCGCTTCAGCTGAAGAAGAAATACTTATGTCaataacatacaaaataacaacacGAAGAAATTCATaccacattttattaattactaattCTAATACATAATTCTTATATCTCATATCTTGTAAAATACTattcaatatacttactattattACGCAAATCTCTACACATCGTCTTAATCATCACCGTCACGCTCATCGACCCTCTTCGACTTCGAGCCTTCGCCATCACAGGGAATGTGCCCTCTTGGAAAGATTGGTTGATTAATAAGCAAATTGGTAAAGTTAGTTCTTCTGCGCATTGTCTATATAGAGAGGGAGGGAGTTCATCGATTCCATAGCTctgtttattatttaggtttttaattattttaaagatttCACTGTAATCTACTGGGTTTAGAAACATAGTGTTCTGTACTGGTTGAATTACAGGTAATCCACATGCTTCAGTTTTCCGTGTCTCGCCAATGGATGCAAAAAAGTTGTTAAATTCAAGGTATTATCATTATATGTATCTATTCGACGGCTAGACGACATAGTGCTAAATAACTGTTATATCTAGGCTCACGGGTTTGATACCCAGTGAGCCACAGATAAACCTACATTCTTAAGTTTAGGAAATGTAAAGGGCTCAATATTTCAAATAACGAATGTGACGTTTATCCACCACCAGCAAGCCTAGCACGGGGAGCAACGCGCGACGTAAAACTTTTGTAACGCCTTGTTGTGAAcctcttgcgccccgtgctaggccttcaggTGTCTAACTATATTTCAGTTCTAGCattatttttcatataatatatcatCACGATCCATCACGTccctactgctggggcacgggtctccttccaatgaaggaacgGTCTAGCCCTATTTATCTCCTATGTGAACAGGAACACTCACAGAAGTCAGCATTGCAGTAGTCGTGGTTGCAGCAACAGAAGGTGCCGGGCAGCATGGGCGCCACGCGCGTACACTTGTCACAGCGGCGCGCTTGGGACGCCTTCCAGCACCCTGCGGGGGAGAGAGGGGGTTAGAGGGTGTTGGTTGTCTGTGGTTGCAGTTTGGTAAAGGAAGGAAGAATACAAAATAATCGTCCACTCTTCCAGTTTCACTATCTTTTATATGAAGCAGCCAGCAGGCATATCCATGCCAGCTGGCCACCCGGGTGGCCAGGCGTTAAAACTGATTTTTGCGTGTGATGTCTATAGGTACGCGCCGAAAAACACGAAATTGCGTACCGCTCTTACtgctattaattaaaatgaatagATTCAACATATTTATTGCATTGCTTCAGTCAATtcttctattctctgtggggtgtaagtacctgcacctctCTCAAGAGGAACCTTTGTGcttatccccaaggtctaaactgccttcctaagcttggaccatttcccaccatgctcgtccactgcgggttggtccACCGTGGAGAACACACCTTGTCCCAGTACAGTCATGTTGCCATCCGCGCCGCGGTGCCACAGCGTGTAGCACGAGGTGACCGGGTGCATGCACCGCTCCACCGCAGCCTCCACTCCGGACCGCAGCCTCACTGTGGATATCACTCCGGGGGAGTCTGGAATAGGAGGACAGTTTACAATTAACACTTTAAAAGCTGATCATGTAGTAGATATGTACCTGACAAATAATATGGCAATGAATAAAAGGCTTGGCTGTCAAAGGGTTAACATTTAAGACAAATAGCTGGttgtggctggatgaggaagtaAAGTTTGCTTTTAAGCTAAAAAGACAATCTGGAAATGGAGTATGTCCTCATGGCTGTGTGATTTCATCCCTAGGGAATATTTCTGGTTTGTGGGTTTCATTCCTTGGGCAACTATGTACTTTTATCTCTTCCTGGAATTACTATGAGAAATCCTGATAAGTTTACCTAGAGCTTGCCATAAAAGCTTATATACTGTCAAATATAACTCACCAAAATGATCATTCTCCACAACTTGCTGAGCATTGCTATCCTCATCATAAGATGGTGTTATACTCAATGCTACACTGTGTATCTTATACAAGCATGTGATGCTCGGTCCAACAGTCGTAGTGGGCTCCTTCATAACCGCTGCAGCCTTCAtcttaaacttttttggctCACCACCTAACCCATTTTTACTACCCACACTTTCTTTACTAATCACCGGATTCTTGTCTATGGGTCCTATGATATTATCTTTGCCCACATCCGGGGCAAACTGATTCATAATTGGAATGCCAGCATTGCCGAGGAAGTCACTTGAATTTGGAATGTCCACACTTCTTTTCTGTATCACTTTCGGATGGTCCTGTGTAAGTGGCCAGTCTGTTTCTTGCCCGTACTGGATAGTTCGTCTGTGGTGGTATTTAGTGAATGTCCTGACATAGTGGGCAGGTTTGTTGCCGGGATGGTGGATGCTGTTGCGGGCCTCGTCCTGGCCCTCATGCGGCCGCGATGTCAGCACTTTCGCGGTAAATATGAGCAGGAATAAcaccatacattttattatcgGCGTCACTCTGTGAGCGATTATTTCCTCCATTTCTGCGCGTTATTAGCGTTTCTGTTACATGTCGCGCACTAGAACAAGCGATAAATGGCCGGGTTAAAGGTTAGCGTGCACGAAGTCGGCTACTTAGCAACTAAAGATACTGCAGTTAATATTGATTTTTCAACGCCACAGGGAAATGGGCATGACTACGACGTTTCGCACGTAAACTGCAACCTATTTGAGTTGTAATAGAAGCGCCGCAATCTAATTATGCGTTTCAGTTTAACAAAAAGTCCAATTTGAATAACTTTGAATGAAAAACGGGAGTAAATTAGAAGTCAAGGTTTTGAAGTGTTCCGACGAAATATATTGAATAGTAGGGGTACTTACTAATGTTAGCAGTTGAACacattattgtattgtttagTTATCCCGAAATGTTTCCCTATCGTGACAAATAAACAGATTTATAGAATTAATTCAATCGaaatttatttgataaaaattcGATCAATACGTGTTGACAAACAGCAAGCACATTTAAAACGTTCCGTTACTTTCGTAACTACCGTAAGCCCGGTACTTccgttttcataaattataaatgctGCTTCAGTAgaacattataattttcatttcaatAGTCAGGtaatttaaactaaactaaGTTGAAActcaataaatttaatagttaaaatttaatagttTGCCTTTTTTTACCCATGCACTTATTCAGAAAAAGTTCCGATAGTATAGGAACGTTTACCAATAATTGCCAGGATAAAAAAACAGTGTTGTTGGTAGTTCTATTGAATActgaaggtttttttttgggaaaaaaatataatcttatTTGTTATACAATTCAAAACCTAGGTACATGCAGCTCTATGTTTATTACTGGGCTCGCCGAATATATCATCAAggtaaagaaagaaaattgttaagtacctacaatagtATTTTATCCTAACaaatgtgtgtgtacaaataaagaatattctatctatcttctgtctataaatgcgaaagtaactgcatctgtctgtctgtctgttactctttcacgccaaaattacagaacgaatttgaatgaaatttggtatacaaatAGTTTAGACCCTGAAAAAGaacaaaggctactttttattgcggtattcccacgggaaaactttttaaggagctcgcgggaacagctagtctacttatatatttttactgtctgaaaaacattatttaggTAGTTATCTTATACTGATTATTGCAACTCTTTCCATGGCCGAGGTCAAAATAGGCACCTGTCATCATGTCAGATAGAAGTGTCAACTGTCAAACAGTCTATAATTTTTGCCTTCAATCCAATCAGACGTTATCAGGTTTTTTGTTCCGCAAAATTCTTAAAATGTATTGATTAACATTTTTACCCCTTTATTTAGCTTGCATTTTAGCCCCCCCTGCCATCAAGTTTAacaaacattttcatttcCAACCAGAAATCACCATGGAGCCCGAAATAGACGAAGTGTTAGAGCGCGCCCACTTTCGATCAGTCGTTGCGGCTTTTAGAAACTacaagtgagtaaatatgtattaaaacgTTTGAAACACCTACTCATTTACTCACCTTAGCGTCTGACTGCAAGATTGGGTGGTAATCTGCTGTGTAAATGTTGTTTTTTCCGCATAGCAACTAGCCTTTGTTACAGTGTATCGTTTGATCTAATTAACCTATTTAGATACGACGTCGGGCTTTGTTTACGTCCTATGCACGTGCAGAGCGCTGACCTCAACCTCCTAGGGTTTATAGCTTTTTTCGTGACCTGATACAAGGTCGATTTTACAATGTAGCCAATGgtacaagtaggtataattgaAAAACCTTTGATATAAACTAGCTGTAAATGGTAAGAATGAATTGCTGAGCTGATGATTAGATACATGGAATCTCATGCTGAGTAACCACTCTTAATAGTTGTTGCTCTTTCATAGACATTACTGCTCTCTTAATATACAATAAAAGGGCATAAAATCAGAGTGTTTGGACTTTTTATCATAAACAAACAACTTGGATCAGATAAATTACAACCCTCAGATTAGTTAGCTGTTATGTTATATTTCTAAATACACTAACACACTCCCTGTTATGTGCAGTAGAatagattataataaatttcataaattgATATCAGAGGATACTGTTTTTGTACTGTATCAGATTTATGCTATCTGAATAGGGCAATGATATCACCCTGGGGATGGTTGGGGAGTCTAATGGAATATTAGTCTATTGTACATTTATTTGCTTTGACTGGTTTTATGGGTGTTCATATGCTAGGATGAAAAGCTAGTTTCTATAAAGACAAGATTATAATGACTAATAGTGTACAAGTGCATGTGAGTAAAAAGttcacaataattataattataatttaagtaactttataaattttaatattatcccAGATTTAAAGTTTGCAAACCATAACAATGGATTATAAATATAAGCTAAGGATAACAGTACTGACCATACCTAGTTAGATTCAAGGTTAAGAAATAGGAAGCGAGCTAACTCAAGCTCAAGGTTGTTACTAAAATGTAAAAACAACTTTTTGAAGTAAATGCAGACTGAATGACAAAAACATACACCACAATCATGCTCCTAAATTGTAGACAATATACACTAAAGAAAGCCTATTGGGAGTTTCATGAAACATGTTTAGTATAACAACTATATgccaaaaaataatagtttttgCTATTTATATGAATAGATATGTATAATGTAGCCACTTTATAAGAATGGCAAatagaaaatgtttttatctAAAACATGCAGTATGGAGTTTGCAAATTCTAAACTGGTTTAGTATGTATACTGCAGGGTTATTGCCATTACATATCTtgtatctgtctttaaacaaataactgtCCTGGCTTGGGATTCAAACCTGGACGCTCGCCAATACAGTCACAATCATGACCCTTAAAACCATATTAACACCCTCCAAATCCTATCCACAGGGCACATTCTCTACAACGGATCAGCAAGTCAGAGAAAATCATTGCAAAACTCCCGGAAAACCACCAAAGAAGGCTGGAAAAGTACAAAACCTACTTGGGGAAGTTCAGAAAATGTGTAGAAGTCAACAATCACATCGTCCAGCAGATAATACAGGATGTGGAGACGATGTTTGAGAATGTAGACCACAGTAATACAGAGACAAACGGCAATGGCACTGGCCATGAGGCTGATTATGTGAATGGCAGCTTTGATCCTATCAATATTGAGAAGCAGCATAAAGTGCAACATGATGTGGAAAAAGTAAGTTGTTTAACAGTTTCATCCTTAGTTAGGAGTGACAGTATACAAACAtgatttatataggtactagcATTTTATGTGTAAAAGGGATAAATTTTCAACCTATCCCTTTTACTAACTGTACACGGTCCAAACAGTCCAAACCCAACGgtaatataaaatttcatgCATATTTGCAATCATTccatttcttttttattttgagcTTGAATCTAAGAGATCAATAGTAATTTCAATTGTTATAGCATTGCTCACCATCCTCAAGTACCACAGAAGTTAAAGGAATGCATCAGGTTGGCATTATtgtatagaaataaaatatatccagtaatttataataatacctatatcttCATGGTGCGCCTATGATGAACGCTAGAGGTAGACTAGACGGAATATTTAGACTGAGAATTCACATCCAAAGGAaagagtttaaaaaaataattaaagtgtagtgaaaggattagccaaaCAGAGACATAAACTGAAAttctattttatctttatctaaaAACCTGAAACGTCTGGACAGCTTTGTATGTCACATTCATAAATCCCCGTGCTCTGATTGGCCAGGTACAATCGGTGCTCAAGAACCTGGTCCGTGATTGGAGCGACATGGGCGCGGCGGAGCGCGAGCAGTGCTACAAGCCAATCATCGACGAGATCATTGAACGGTTCCCGCCTAGTGAGTGGTGAGTTGGTCTTTTTATCCTTAGTGGAACACATTTCGTAATTTTGTGTTCAAGCTATGCAAGAGCGAAGGACTATTATAGCTACTCcttcattgaaaaaaaaaaggatcTACAGACCACTACCTGATGGTTAAATGTTATCTACTTGCTCGTATTGTAGCTAGTTGTAATATTTCAATATGCGATGTaggatttaaatattttcgcTTCAATGCCATCTATCGGTAGTCTTTGGTACTTCATCCTCTCCTTTGCTTCCTTCTTTATAAGCTTACCCAGtaactgagctcttatttctTTTCTTGCATCAGATGACCATTTAGGATGATGAATCTCTTATTTCCTTTATCTGGTGTTATGATCTTACTCTATATACCTAGATTTTATCTAGATCATGAGTACCCAAATTCTGGAgctttttttaactttttaaccgacttcaaaaaaaggaggaggttctcaattcgtcgggatattttttttactttatgtGAACCACTTTTAATAGTTTCTCCCTCCCACAGCCAACCATCATCCATCAAAGTCCTAGTCCCGGGCGCGGGGCTCGGCCGGCTCGCGTGGGaggtggcggcgcgcggctACACGTGTCAGGGCAACGAGTTCTCACTGTTCATGCTGTTTGCCAGCAATCTGGTGCTGAATAGGACCACTGAGGTGAGAGAATTGACCTTATGTGGAGTAGAAGCTGCGGTATTTATAGCTATTACGTGAATGCAAAGCCTTCAGTGATATACGATGGCTGTTTGtaacgccatctagcggtCTCCGGTCGGAAAATTTGACAGTGATACAATGTGCTGTGCTATTTATAGATATGATGCCTCCAATGCAATACAGGATCGATTGTAGTTTAGACCAAAAAATTATAGCATTTCGCATTGTTGAAGTGGAAAAGATCATTGGACGTCTTTGTATAAACAAGGACATCTATAAGAAGCGTATGACGGTTAGGGGTGTCCTATGCGTAGTTTATATGTCAAGCATGATTAGGGTTGTCTCTTTAGgatttttatgcatttttttctGAAGTCTGTATTTTATCTCCTCTACAGGTGAACAAATACACAATCCACCCGTGGCTCCACCAGTACGTGAACAACCTGACGTGCTCGCACCAAGTGTTGGGCGCGCGCGTGCCCGACGTGCTGCCCGCCTCCGACGCACACGAGCACAACTTGTCTATGGCCGCTGGTGATTTCCTCAAGGTATGTAGGTGGAAACTAGAAGAAATGGCGGTCATTTGTGTGAAAGAATTGTGAAAATCGGTCGTTAAATGGCGGAGTTACAGCGTTTTTAGGATTTCTTGCTATAGTCCTGCCATCTATAGACAGCGGTGATAATAGCAACGTCGTTAGAAACTGCAGCAAaactgccgccgccgcgcacgaGCACAACTTGTCTATGGCCGCCGGGGACTTCCTCAAGGTAAACTAGAACAAAACGGTGAatctagaaaaaaatatggtcaTTTGTGTGAAAAAAATGTGAAAATCGGATGGAAAATGGCGAATATAGGGCTGTTTTAGGGAATTTGCACTACAGTGCTGCCATTTTTAACTCACGAGCACAACTTGTCTATGGCCGCCGGGGACTTCCTGAAGGTATGCTTTAGATATAGGTGAAAGAATCGTGAAAATCGGATGGAAAATGACGGAGGTAGGAGGGTTTTAGGGAATTTGCACTACAGTGCTGGCACTTTTAGACACCGCTTTGACATCCTCAAGGTATGTCGTTAGAAATTAGAACCAAACGATGAATCTAGAAACAATAGTGGTATTTTCAATAAAAGAATCATTAAATGGGAAGTAACATGGCAGAATTAGAGCGTTAGGAAATTTAAGTTACAGTGCTGCATCTATAGACAGCGGTGATAATAGCAACGTCGTTAGAAACTGCAGCAAATCGGATGGAAAATGGCGGAAATAGAGCGTTTTTAGTAACCACACTGGCCAACACCAAGTGCTGGGGGCGCGTGCCCGACGTGCTGCCCGCCTCCGACGCACACGAGCACAACTTAGCTATGGCCGCTGGGGATTTCCTGAAGGTAAATGGTAGAAGTAGGTgaaataatcatgaaaatcgGATAGAAAATGGCGATAATAGAGCTGTTTTAGTGAATTTGCACTACAGTGCTGCCATTTTTAACGCACGAGCATAACTTGTCTATGGCCGCCGGGGACTTCCTCAAGGTATGTAGATGAAAACTAGAAGAAATGGCGGTCATTTGCGTGAAAAAAATGTGAAAATTGGATGAAAAATGACCGAAATAGGAAGGTTTTAGTGTTTTAGGCTGCTGTGCTGCCATCTACATACTTCCTCAAGGTATAGCTGTAAAAACGCATGACCTCCACCTGTCTATGGCTGCTGGAGATTTCCTGAAGGTAAATGGTAGAAATGGGTGAAAGAATCATGAAAATCCGTTGGAAAATGACCGAGATAGGAAGGTTTTAGTAAATTCAGGCTACAGTGCTGCCATCTAGACACTTCCTAAAGGTATAAGATACAGCTCAATTAGCACTGACTGactggtgttgcaaaattggtatactaagccgaatcctacatgtgcagcatgttatatctaagcccgaaactaaaatcagaatttggaaattcgcgaaaaaaaatatcattttccatagaaactttgttggtcacgtgacttttttactatggaaaaaaaattggtttcggcttaccctttttgcaacaccctgtatatcctGAATCAAAGTTAGCGTTGTCTGAATACCTATATTTGCGCTTTCAATGccgtttatttataaatcggCCAATAGCAAGCACCATACAATACACCTATTAACGTtgttaaacttttttaaagtaatacaGTAAAATTTACTGTATTAAAATGTACGGTAAGATTTACTGAGTAAATCACT from Plutella xylostella chromosome 2, ilPluXylo3.1, whole genome shotgun sequence carries:
- the LOC105381314 gene encoding carnosine N-methyltransferase, which produces MEPEIDEVLERAHFRSVVAAFRNYKAHSLQRISKSEKIIAKLPENHQRRLEKYKTYLGKFRKCVEVNNHIVQQIIQDVETMFENVDHSNTETNGNGTGHEADYVNGSFDPINIEKQHKVQHDVEKVQSVLKNLVRDWSDMGAAEREQCYKPIIDEIIERFPPSECQPSSIKVLVPGAGLGRLAWEVAARGYTCQGNEFSLFMLFASNLVLNRTTEVNKYTIHPWLHQYVNNLTCSHQVLGARVPDVLPASDAHEHNLSMAAGDFLKVYTEADEWHCVATCFFIDCAPNVIEFIENIYKILRPGGVWVNLGPLLYHYSDLTTEDSIEPPYDILLDIIKDVGFIILKEKTGVKTKYAQNPNSMLQHEYDSVFFVCQKPTQ